Sequence from the Gammaproteobacteria bacterium genome:
GACACGAACTGGCGAACGTCACTCAGCAGTCGACCAGCCGGCTGGTGGAGATCAACCAGGTCCGTCACGAACTGGCGACCGTCACTCAGCAGTCGACCAGCCGACTGGGGGAGATCAATCAGCTCCGGCACGAACTGGCGACCGTCACACAGCAGGCTGCGAGACGGCTGGCGGAGATAAACCATCTGCACGAAATCATCGCGGTGCGCGATGATACGATCAAGGAGCAGGCTGTCTCGCTACAGGAGCAGGCTACCAGGATCGCGACGCAGACCGCCACCATCAGTTCGATACTGTCTTCCACCAGTTGGCGCCTGACGACGCCAGTTCGCACGGTCGTGACCCGTTTGCGCGCATCCCGCACTCGCGCGCGCGCGCTGGCCACGGCCAGCCTGCGGTTGTTGTTCAAGCAAATGCCGTCTGAAAGTGACCGCAACGCTGGCTTCAGGCTGATCGCGACCACGCTTGCCGGCCTGGTTCACTGGCTGGAGGACGGCGGCCGTGCCTACCGCGCCTGGGTCAAGCGCTACGACACCCTGAGCGACACGGACCGCGAGGGCATTGAGCTGCATATGAATTCCCTCTTCCGGCAGCCGCTGATCTCCGTGGTGATGCCGGTGTTCAATCCTTCGGAGCGGTTTTTGCGCCGCGCGATCGAGTCGGTCATGGGGCAGTCGTATCCGTGTTGGGAACTTTGCATCGCCGACGACTGTTCGACCCAGCGACACGTGTCGCGGGTGATTCGTGAATACGCGGGGCAAGACAAACGCATCAAGACCGTGTTCCGCGCGCGCAATGGCAACATCTCCGCGTGCAGCAACAGCGCTTTGGCGCTGGCAGAAGGCGAGTTCGTCGCACTCCTGGATCATGACGATCTGCTGGCCGCGCACGCGCTTTACATGGTGGTTGTCGCGATTAACGACAATCCCGACGCCGACATTATTTATTCCGACGAGGACAAGATAGACAAGCGCGGCCGGCGCAGCCAGCCGTACTTCAAGCCCGACTGGAATCCCGACCTGTTCCTCGCGCAGAACATGATTAATCATCTGGGCGTTTACCGGACGTCGCTCGTTAAATCGGTGGCGGGGTTTCGCGAGGGATTCGAGGGCAGTCAGGACTACGATCTGGCCCTGCGCGTCATCGAGCAGAGCGCGCCGGATAAGGTCATCCACATTCCCCATGTGCTGTACCACTGGCGGATGGGGCCGCGGCTGCGTACCTTTTCGCAAACCCAGTTGGCCCGTGCAGTGAACGCGGCGCAAGGCGCCGTGCGCGAGCATCTCGCGCGCACGGGACAAACGGCGACGGTCAGCGCCGCGCCAGGGGCCGAGCATCATCAGCGGCTAAGCTGGCCGGTGCCCGTGCCGCCGCCGCTGGTTACGATCATTATTCCCACCCGGGATCAAATCGGGCTGCTGCGGCAGTGCATGGACGGGCTATTGTCCGGCACACGCTACGCACCGATCGAGGTGATCGTCGTGGACAACGGCAGCGAGGAGCCGCAAAGCCATGAATACTTCCGCGAGATACAAAATGACGCGCGCGTGCGGGTGGTTGAGTACGATCGTGAATTCAATTATTCGGCGATCAACAACTTCGCGAGTCAACAGGCGCGGGGCGAATTGGTCTGCCTGCTTAATAACGACATCGTCGTCATCAATGAAGACTGGCTGGATGAAATGGTCAGCCATGCCGTGCGCCCGGAAGTCGGTGCGGTTGGGGCGATGCTCTATTATCCGGGCAACACCATTCAGCACGCGGGAGTTATCGTGGGTCTTGGCGGCGTGGCGGGTCACAGTCATAAGTACTTTCTGCGCGGTAGCCCGGGTTATTTCGGGCGTCTCAAGCTCGCGCACAGCTTAAGCGCGGTTACTGGCGCCTGCCTCCTTACGCGGCGTGAAGTCTATGGTGAGTGTGGCGGGCTGGACGAGAAAAACCTCAAGATTGCGTTCAACGATGTGGATTTGTGTCTGCGGATACGCGCGCGCGGTTACCGGATTATCTGGACGCCGCACGCGGAGCTGTATCATCTGGAGTCGGCCTCCCGTGGCGCGGACATGGCACCGGAGAAGGCGGAGAGATTTCGAAAAGAAGTCATCTGGATGAAGAATCGCTGGGGTGACGCCTTGCTGTGCGATCCCGGTTACAATCCCAACCTGACGCTTGATAGGGAAGATTTCTCGCTGGCGTACCCGTCTCGCACCCGTAAACCGTGGGACACGTATGTGGTCGAGATGATGATGTCCTCCGACGAAAAGGGCAGCGTCGTAGCGCTGGAAGAGCAACAAAACGGATGAACATTCTGGTTATCGGCAAGGGCAAGACCGGCACCACCATTATCTCGAAATCTATTCAGCTCTCCATGCCGGATTCGCTTTATTATCTGGAGCCGAAAAAGATCGGTTTTTTTCTGAACAGCGGGCCGCCAGACGGTGCGTGTGTGGTGAAGATCATCTACGAGCACTGGGACTCGACGCCGAACCTGCGCGAGGCAATCTTGCATAACGAACTCGCGCTCAAGTTCAAGCGCATCGTGGCGATAGTACGCGACCTGCGTGACGAGGCGATCAGCCGGCTTTTTTACATCGCGCTCCCGCTGGCGCAACGGGGTGTGGAGACGCAGCGGATGGATGCGTGGCTGGATGTGCTGATAAAAAAGGAGCGGGATCCGCAATCCATCTCTTTTCTGAGCATGATCGAGCAACTGAACGACATCTTTGGAACGAAGGTGGCGCCGCGTCCGCCTGTGGATCTGCGTTACCTGCGATTTCTCGACAAGCACGCGCCACGGCTCCACGTTATAAAATATGAGGATTTTATCGAGGACCGGCTCGATGAGCTGGAGGCTTATCTGGGGTTCGAAGTATCAGACAATCGTCACGTTGGCGAATACCACTGGACCCGGCGCAGCGCTGCCTACAATAACTGGAAGCGCTTTTTTACGCGCGGCGACGTGGAACAATTGCGTGATCTTTACGATCCCCTGCTCAGCCGGCATGGGTACACAGACTGGGCGCTGGACCCCGACCCGGTGCTGAAACCGGACGAATGTTCCGGTTATGTGCGGCGCATCGTCGCCGGCGTGCAGGCGGCCGCCGCGGCGCCCGGATAGACGCTGTGCGGCGACTTTTAAGGACATTAATCGCTTGATTTTGCGTTTCAATTCGACTGGAGGCTGAAGTGTGGAACAGGATTCGCCAGCGTCTGTTCGCGGGTGATCGCGCGCGGACTGATCAACAGACCACCGACACGACGCCTCAGGCCAGCGCATCACAAGGCGACGCGGCTAGTGAAGACGGTGCGCGGGCAGACGCGATCGCGCGCGAATTTGAACAGCGCAAGCCGTGGGTGACGCGCTTCTGGATAAACGGCGTGGCTTATGGCGGCGCCTTTGATGCCATGAACGATGCGCGTCTGGAGCAGTTCCGCACGCAATTTCCCGATGTCAAAACCATTCTTGAACTCGGCGCGCTGGAAGGCGGCCATAGCTTCGGGCTGGCCGCGGCCCCACAGATAACGCGTGTCGTGGGTCTGGAGGGGCGGGCTTCCAATATCGAGCGCGCGCGCCTGGTGCAAAAGCTGCTTGGCCTTGGCAGGGTTGAGTTTCACGAGGTCAATCTCGAGCAAACTGACCTTGCCGACTGGGGTCGGTTCGACGCGGTTTTCTGCTCCGGGCTTTTGTATCACCTGCCCGAGCCGTGGAAGCTTCTGGACCTGTGCGCAAAAGTCAGCCCCAGATTTTTTATGTGGACCCATTACGCCGCCGGTGACGGCAATGTAGAGGTCAACGGCTATCGTGGCAAGTGGTTCAGGGAGAGCGGTCTCGGCGATCCGTTGAGCGGCATGTCGCAGGAATCCTTCTGGCCAACTTTGCCAGCACTGGAACAAATGCTGCGGCACAGTGGTTACAACGAGGTTCGTATCATTCACGATGACGCGCAACACCCGCATGGCCCGGCCGTGACCCTGGCGGCAACGGCCGGTTAAGCAATTGCGTCGGGTTACATCGCAGACCGCCTGCATATTGTCCCACGGATCGATTTCCAGCCAGGTGCGGTTCAAAGGTAAACCATGGATCTTCAAGCCCTTATTGTCGCGGCGCGACCGCGCCCCATCGTCGATGCGCGGAACAAGCTTTTGTTGCTCTGGAGTGCGAAGTCCGGCTGCACATTCGCCGTCAAATGGCTGTTTACGCAGATGGGTGTGCCGGCGGCCTGTGCTAGGCCGCATAAGTATCGCGCCGAGCTGTATAAGAGCGAACAGCAAAACACCGCGGTAACGGATTTCGCCAAAGCGCCCGGCTCGTATCGCACGGTCAAATTCATCAGGGACCCCTTCAAGCGCGCCGTGAGCGCTTACATACACGCTGACCGCATTGGCTACGACGATGCCGCGATCAGCACGTTCCTCGGGCGTAAGGTGGATGCGACCAGCCGTTTTTCCTTTAGAGAGTTTCTGCGCTATCTCGAAAGCATCGATCTGACCCGTTGCAACATTCATCATCAATTGCAAACGCACGCGCTGGAGCGCCGCTACATGCTGGCATCGATGTTTCTGGTCAATCTGGATCATTCCATGCAAACGCTTCCGAAGCTCGAGTTGTTCCTGGGGCTGGATCAAAGTGATCCTCGGCGTTTCAGAGAATCGGCTCACCACACGCGCAGGCTGCAGGATTCGGCCGACGGTTTTAACGGCGACAAGGTTTTCGACATCTTCAATATAGCCGCTCCTCAAATGCCGGATTTTCGCAGCTTCTATGACGCGGTATTAACAGACCGTGTTGTCAGTCTGTATGCGGAAGATTTTGTGCGCTACGGCTTTAGTCCGTCGCTAAACGACCGAGGGCGTTATCGGGCATGAGCGTTCGGATGCGATTCGACCTTAAGCAATCCCCGCTTCACAAATTGATAGTGGCGTCGCCGCAGCCGATCGTGGATTCTCAACACAAGATCGTGCTTCTCTGGAACGCCAAGGCAGGCTGTACATTCGCCGTCAAATGGATGCTTGGTCACATGGGGCTGCTGCGGGAGGCGCTGGCTGCATCATCGCTGGATTCATTATTACCGCATTCAAAAGCTATACAAAAGCGCGGCGCACAAGGCATCAGTCGAGGACTTTGCCGACGACCCCGCCGCTTACCGGGCTGTGAAGATCGTCAGGAATCCGTTTAAGCGCGCCTTGAGCTCTTTTATACATGCTTCGCAGTGTGGCTACGAAGACGTACCTATGGCGAGGTTTCTTGGCCGGGCGGTCGATGCGGAGAACCGTTATACGTTTCGGGAATTCGTTGCCTATCTGGAAACGATTGACCTCAATGAGTGCGATGCTCATCATCGCTTGCAGGGACATCGCTTAGAGCGGGCTTTCGCGCCGGGCACGCGTTTTGTGATCGATCTCGACCACTCCATGATTTTGCTGCCCAGGCTCGAACGGCTGCTCGGTCTACCTCGATCGAAATTGAACCGCTACCGGCAATCGCACCATCACACGCGACCGTCCGAGCGTATCGCCGCCGGGTTCAGCGGAGATGCGTTGTTACACGTAACGCCAAATTCGAAGAGTGAGTTGGCCGGCTACCGTCACTTCTACGACGCGGACCTCGAACGCCGCATTTATAATTTGTATGCGGAAGATTTTCTGCTCTACGGTTTCTCTACGACGCTCGGCAGTTAA
This genomic interval carries:
- a CDS encoding glycosyltransferase family 2 protein, with protein sequence MSSILSSTSWRLTTPVRTVVTRLRASRTRARALATASLRLLFKQMPSESDRNAGFRLIATTLAGLVHWLEDGGRAYRAWVKRYDTLSDTDREGIELHMNSLFRQPLISVVMPVFNPSERFLRRAIESVMGQSYPCWELCIADDCSTQRHVSRVIREYAGQDKRIKTVFRARNGNISACSNSALALAEGEFVALLDHDDLLAAHALYMVVVAINDNPDADIIYSDEDKIDKRGRRSQPYFKPDWNPDLFLAQNMINHLGVYRTSLVKSVAGFREGFEGSQDYDLALRVIEQSAPDKVIHIPHVLYHWRMGPRLRTFSQTQLARAVNAAQGAVREHLARTGQTATVSAAPGAEHHQRLSWPVPVPPPLVTIIIPTRDQIGLLRQCMDGLLSGTRYAPIEVIVVDNGSEEPQSHEYFREIQNDARVRVVEYDREFNYSAINNFASQQARGELVCLLNNDIVVINEDWLDEMVSHAVRPEVGAVGAMLYYPGNTIQHAGVIVGLGGVAGHSHKYFLRGSPGYFGRLKLAHSLSAVTGACLLTRREVYGECGGLDEKNLKIAFNDVDLCLRIRARGYRIIWTPHAELYHLESASRGADMAPEKAERFRKEVIWMKNRWGDALLCDPGYNPNLTLDREDFSLAYPSRTRKPWDTYVVEMMMSSDEKGSVVALEEQQNG
- a CDS encoding sulfotransferase family 2 domain-containing protein, which produces MDLQALIVAARPRPIVDARNKLLLLWSAKSGCTFAVKWLFTQMGVPAACARPHKYRAELYKSEQQNTAVTDFAKAPGSYRTVKFIRDPFKRAVSAYIHADRIGYDDAAISTFLGRKVDATSRFSFREFLRYLESIDLTRCNIHHQLQTHALERRYMLASMFLVNLDHSMQTLPKLELFLGLDQSDPRRFRESAHHTRRLQDSADGFNGDKVFDIFNIAAPQMPDFRSFYDAVLTDRVVSLYAEDFVRYGFSPSLNDRGRYRA
- a CDS encoding sulfotransferase family 2 domain-containing protein; translated protein: MVTWGCCGRRWLHHRWIHYYRIQKLYKSAAHKASVEDFADDPAAYRAVKIVRNPFKRALSSFIHASQCGYEDVPMARFLGRAVDAENRYTFREFVAYLETIDLNECDAHHRLQGHRLERAFAPGTRFVIDLDHSMILLPRLERLLGLPRSKLNRYRQSHHHTRPSERIAAGFSGDALLHVTPNSKSELAGYRHFYDADLERRIYNLYAEDFLLYGFSTTLGS
- a CDS encoding class I SAM-dependent methyltransferase, with translation MWNRIRQRLFAGDRARTDQQTTDTTPQASASQGDAASEDGARADAIAREFEQRKPWVTRFWINGVAYGGAFDAMNDARLEQFRTQFPDVKTILELGALEGGHSFGLAAAPQITRVVGLEGRASNIERARLVQKLLGLGRVEFHEVNLEQTDLADWGRFDAVFCSGLLYHLPEPWKLLDLCAKVSPRFFMWTHYAAGDGNVEVNGYRGKWFRESGLGDPLSGMSQESFWPTLPALEQMLRHSGYNEVRIIHDDAQHPHGPAVTLAATAG